From Streptomyces chrestomyceticus JCM 4735, one genomic window encodes:
- the rarD gene encoding EamA family transporter RarD: protein MQPQNEQRTGLVYGTAAYVVWGLLPLYWHLLGDLAPTEILAHRMVWSLPVAVLILAAIRRWSWVRELVRQPKRLGMVLVCAAVISVNWFLYIWAVNAGHVLEASLGYFINPLVSIAFGVLVLRERLRPLQWTAVGVGVAAVVVMAVAYGKVPWISLALAFTFATYGLVKKGVKLGGIEGFSAETAMQFLPALGILVFLGARGEAGFLTGGVGQMLLLMGCGVATALPLIAFGAAAVRLPLTVLGMLQYLAPTFQFALGLLVFHEEMPVERWAGFGLVWLALVVLTYDAVRTARSARTALATARKTAREVVGETAAALTPAAAEQTAPEAPETAREVGAAKR from the coding sequence TTGCAACCCCAGAACGAACAGCGCACCGGACTCGTCTACGGCACCGCCGCGTACGTGGTGTGGGGCCTCCTCCCGCTGTACTGGCATCTGCTGGGCGACCTGGCCCCCACCGAGATCCTGGCCCACCGGATGGTGTGGTCGCTGCCGGTGGCCGTCCTCATCCTGGCCGCGATACGCCGCTGGTCCTGGGTACGGGAGCTGGTGCGGCAGCCCAAGCGGCTCGGCATGGTGCTGGTCTGCGCCGCGGTCATCTCCGTCAACTGGTTCCTGTACATCTGGGCGGTCAACGCCGGGCATGTGCTCGAAGCGAGCCTCGGCTACTTCATCAACCCGCTGGTCAGCATCGCCTTCGGCGTCCTGGTGCTGCGCGAGCGGCTGCGGCCGCTGCAGTGGACCGCGGTGGGCGTCGGCGTCGCGGCGGTGGTCGTGATGGCCGTGGCGTACGGCAAGGTGCCCTGGATCTCCCTCGCGCTGGCGTTCACGTTCGCCACGTACGGCCTGGTCAAGAAGGGCGTGAAGCTGGGCGGCATCGAAGGCTTCAGCGCCGAGACGGCGATGCAGTTCCTTCCCGCCCTCGGCATCCTGGTCTTCCTCGGCGCACGCGGCGAGGCCGGGTTCCTGACCGGCGGGGTGGGCCAGATGCTGCTGCTCATGGGCTGCGGCGTGGCCACCGCGCTGCCGCTGATCGCCTTCGGGGCGGCGGCGGTACGGCTGCCGCTGACCGTGCTCGGGATGCTCCAGTACCTCGCGCCCACCTTCCAGTTCGCGCTCGGCCTGCTGGTCTTCCACGAGGAGATGCCGGTGGAGCGCTGGGCGGGCTTCGGTCTCGTCTGGCTGGCGCTGGTGGTGCTGACGTACGACGCGGTGCGCACCGCCCGTTCCGCGCGTACGGCGCTGGCCACGGCCCGCAAGACGGCCCGGGAAGTGGTCGGGGAGACGGCCGCGGCCCTGACCCCGGCCGCCGCGGAGCAGACCGCGCCCGAAGCCCCGGAAACCGCCCGCGAGGTGGGTGCCGCCAAGCGCTGA
- a CDS encoding 2-oxoacid:ferredoxin oxidoreductase subunit beta — protein sequence MTETIAEGTSTIEALSLVPKAEAKQSMKDFKSDQEVRWCPGCGDYAVLAAVQGFMPELGLAKENIVFVSGIGCSSRFPYYMNTYGMHSIHGRAPAIASGLASSRRDLSVWVVTGDGDALSIGGNHLIHALRRNVNLKILLFNNRIYGLTKGQYSPTSEVGKITKSTPMGSLDAPFNPVSLAIGAEASFVARTVDSDRKHLTSVLRAAAAHPGTALVEIYQNCNIFNDGAFEVLKDKQQAEEAVIRLEHGQPIRFGALAEDGLGSKGVVRDPATGDLKVVDVATVGADAVLVHDAHNASPTTAFALSRLADPDTLHHTPIGVLRNVDRPVYDTLMGEQLDTAIEQKGKGDLASLLAGNDTWTVVG from the coding sequence ATGACTGAGACGATCGCGGAGGGGACCTCGACGATCGAGGCGCTTTCGCTGGTGCCCAAGGCCGAGGCCAAGCAGTCCATGAAGGACTTCAAGTCCGATCAGGAAGTGCGCTGGTGCCCCGGCTGCGGTGATTACGCGGTTCTCGCCGCCGTGCAGGGCTTCATGCCCGAACTCGGTCTGGCGAAGGAGAACATCGTCTTCGTCTCGGGCATCGGCTGCTCCTCCCGGTTCCCGTACTACATGAACACGTACGGGATGCACTCCATCCACGGCCGCGCCCCGGCCATCGCCTCCGGCCTGGCCTCCTCGCGCCGTGACCTGTCGGTGTGGGTCGTCACCGGCGACGGCGACGCGCTGTCCATCGGCGGCAACCACCTCATCCACGCGCTGCGCCGCAACGTCAACCTCAAGATCCTGCTGTTCAACAACCGGATCTACGGTCTGACCAAGGGCCAGTACAGCCCCACCTCCGAGGTCGGCAAGATCACCAAGTCGACGCCGATGGGCTCGCTGGACGCGCCCTTCAACCCGGTGTCGCTGGCCATCGGCGCGGAGGCGTCCTTCGTGGCCCGTACGGTCGACTCCGACCGCAAGCACCTGACCAGCGTGCTGCGCGCGGCCGCCGCCCACCCGGGCACGGCGCTGGTGGAGATCTACCAGAACTGCAACATCTTCAACGACGGCGCCTTCGAGGTCCTCAAGGACAAGCAGCAGGCCGAGGAGGCCGTGATCCGTCTGGAGCACGGGCAGCCGATCCGCTTCGGCGCGCTCGCCGAGGACGGCCTCGGCTCCAAGGGCGTGGTACGCGATCCGGCCACCGGCGACCTGAAGGTCGTCGACGTGGCGACGGTGGGCGCGGACGCGGTGCTCGTCCACGACGCGCACAACGCCTCGCCGACCACCGCGTTCGCCCTGTCCCGGCTCGCCGACCCGGACACGCTGCACCACACCCCCATCGGCGTGCTGCGCAACGTGGACCGCCCGGTGTACGACACGCTCATGGGTGAGCAGTTGGACACCGCCATCGAGCAGAAGGGCAAGGGCGACCTGGCCTCCCTGCTGGCGGGCAACGACACCTGGACGGTGGTCGGCTGA